Within the Cotesia glomerata isolate CgM1 linkage group LG6, MPM_Cglom_v2.3, whole genome shotgun sequence genome, the region tatgataattttttaatcacagAAGAAAACGGTACCGGCAAAATAACCGATTTTATGAGACAGCGCTACCCACCGAATTATTCTTATCAAGATTTCGCTCGAGATTTCACTGCCGATTTCTTCAACGCAACTCAATGGACAGAGTTATTTACTGCAGCGGGTGCTAAGTATGTAGTATTGACCAGCAAACATCATGAAGGATATACTTTATGGCCCTCCAAGTACTCTTTCAGCTGGAACGCTAAGGACGTTGGGCCTCATAAAGATTTGTTAGGTATTttggttaataataataataattatttatttatttatttatttatttgaaaagaaATTCCCTCGACAATTTACAacaataaattacatttttatgtgTGGAATGtttagttaatatttatatatttatatacaactAGCTGTTattcgcccgctccgctgggcgctttatagaattgcatttttagatctagacttaaaatttaattagagtattgttttgacttgcacagattcccaattctatcgaattggcatgcaccttttatccatgtaattattctagctaatattcattgtaacttttaaCGTGCAATCGTTATAACATTCCcttatttttcttacaaaaatgaataataattgatatgaaaaaaaaaaaatttgtaatgagcattgaaagtttcagttgaaaaaattgcaggtctcataagtaaaGAAATCTGCcgagtatataaacataaccaatggaattaaaaaatttattttaaacaaatgacaatcgaatagaataaatttagttacaataaaaattcattatttctaagtcaaaaaaatacaggttccggataagtagtcaccaccatatcatatactaaaaccttctccgaaacacgctgtatcttatggtataagtattattccgatcggttcaatagttttcgcagtataactggacaaaaaaaccggctctccattGATAATCACTATTTGCACACCTGGAATGTTATTTTAGAATCACCCTTTTTGCTTCACTTTTTATCTTATTTGCTGGTCCTCCAAAAATTATAGTacctaattaataatagttataattttatatcgaTTCTAGGTGAACTTGCCCGTGCAATAAGAAAAACCCCAATAAAGTTTGGACTGTATCACTCTTTATACGAGTGGTTCAATCCCATGTGGGAGTCGGACAAGAAGTCAAACTTCTCCACCAGCGAGTTTgtcaattacaaaataatcCCTGAGATGATAGAGCTcgtaaatacttatcatccaGAAGTACTTTGGTCTGATGGTGAATGGGAAGCTCCGGATACTTACTGGAAGTCCAAAGAATTTTTAGCTTGGTTGTTCAACCAAAGTCCAGTTAAAGATACGGTTGTAGTCAATGACCGCTGGGGGCATGAGACGCTCTGCCATCACGGCGACTTTTATACTTGTACTGACAGATACAATCCAggttgtattattatttaaagttttacttttttttttatagatgatTAACTCttatcttataattatttaggaGTTCTGCAGAAGCACAAGTGGGAAAATGCAATGACAATTGACAAAAAATCATGGGGATTCCGTCGCAATGCCGCTTTGAGTGAATATTTAACAACATCAGAGTTAATTAAAGAACTAGTAATTACCGTAAGTTGCGgtggtaatttattaatgaatgtTGGCCCAACGAAAGACGGGATTATTCCTCCAATTTATGAAGAACGGCTTAGAGAAATGGGTAAAGTAATTGTTCGCTTAATCCAAAGGATAAATAATTACTGGGATTTATTTGTCAGGTCAATGGCTAAAAATAAATGGAGAAGCTATTTATTATACTCGGCCTTTTGCTATTCAGAATGATACCCTGAGTAAAGATGTCTGGTACACTCAAGGTAACTCAGGGGATACAAGAACTATATATGCGATTGTTTTGACCTGGCCTGCAAATGATTTGCTGCCTTTATCTGTTCATTCTGCCTCCAATCTCTCTATTCTCGGCTACGAAGGCTCTTTTAAggtatttaagtttttttttttttttttttatataaatttgagattatctattaaatatttgccTATTATTTTCTTCTAGTGGGAACGAATGGgagataatataaaaatttacctacCACCAGCGGCTCACAGAGGCCAGCCAGCTTGGGTTATAAAAATACTGTGGTGATTAATCAaagttatcaatttattttttatatttataccataattattaacaaagttaataaaaagtaaactaAGTAATCAGTCAGCGAGATTTACCCTGATTCTACCATTAACAccgtaattaatatttttataaaatataaaattatgaattgaTTAAACTCGGGAGACTTCGTATAAGTAAGATCCCAGGAGCTTGGTCTGAAAATTAACACAaaagtcaataaataaattaattaatttatctaagataaaagacccagttattgacactggcctagttaattgacacttgcaattttattctaattaaacaaataaaagttctcaaaaaaccaataatcttaaaatttataattcaaaaaatatatttatgaatttattaaagtcgatttgttttatttaattaaaataaaattgcaagtgtcaataattgggtctTTTATCTTAGTTAGTTATTCagataagaaaatattaaagctTACCCCTTCGATGTAATTACGAATATTGAGCTTTTCATTTTGGGAATGAGCGCCATCATCCCCACAACCGACCGGCAGGAGTAAAACATTTTTACCGGTAACTTCTTGGAATGTAAGAGTCACAGGTATCGATCCACCCTCGCGAGATAGATCTGGATCAACTCCATACACATATTTGGTAGCAGTACGAGCCGCTACGTAATGGGGATGATCGGGATTCTCTGTCCAAGGTTTACCACCGTGACCCATGTGGATGTTCATAATATTGGGACTGCCTCTGGTAGCCCAAATTTTCTCTAAGTGAGCCTTGACCTTCGTAGTAACCTCATCGGGAGTCATACTAGGCACAATTCTCAATGAGAATTTGCCAATAACTTTCCTGGGGATGACGGTCTTGGCTCCTGGTTCGCTGAAAGCACCCTCGATTCCGTGGATCGAGAGAGTTGGGTAGCGCCAGCGATGCATCAACAATTGTATCTGTTGATATcgatacaataaaaaaaattacgtaagtaatgaaaaaaattatgtaacaTTTACCTTATCTTCATTATGAGCGAGTTTTTTTGTTCCAACAGTACTTCGGAACTCGTCGACATCAAATTCAATGTCCTGATAGCTCTTGAGTTCGGCTTCAGTAATCTTATCAACCTTGTCGTAAATTCCGTCGATAAGAATACGCCCGTTTACATCGACCAGTgaatttagcaaaaaaatcaaatcagaCATTGCTTCGTGGACTGTTCCACCGAATGTTCCGCTGTGCAAATCACTTTTAGCACAGCTTACTTCAAGATTGAAGTAAGCAAGACCACGCAAGCCGTATGTGATACAAGGTTTCGTTGTACCAAGCCAGTAATTATCAGAAATACATACGTAATCAATGTCACTGAGGAAGGATTCCTTACGTGACcataaaaattcatctaaGCCTTCGCTACCATTCTCTTCCATTCCT harbors:
- the LOC123267417 gene encoding alpha-L-fucosidase; its protein translation is MIIINKLSLLLIFVYITVLCNGYFTVNNLDSLEQNNVICQSCKEPPFQPTWDSLDSRKLPKWYDDAKFGIFIHWGVFSVPSFSSEWFWKNWKEENGTGKITDFMRQRYPPNYSYQDFARDFTADFFNATQWTELFTAAGAKYVVLTSKHHEGYTLWPSKYSFSWNAKDVGPHKDLLGELARAIRKTPIKFGLYHSLYEWFNPMWESDKKSNFSTSEFVNYKIIPEMIELVNTYHPEVLWSDGEWEAPDTYWKSKEFLAWLFNQSPVKDTVVVNDRWGHETLCHHGDFYTCTDRYNPGVLQKHKWENAMTIDKKSWGFRRNAALSEYLTTSELIKELVITVSCGGNLLMNVGPTKDGIIPPIYEERLREMGQWLKINGEAIYYTRPFAIQNDTLSKDVWYTQGNSGDTRTIYAIVLTWPANDLLPLSVHSASNLSILGYEGSFKWERMGDNIKIYLPPAAHRGQPAWVIKILW
- the LOC123267416 gene encoding cytosolic non-specific dipeptidase, yielding MAPTIPRALAKLYGYIDEHKKEYVDTLREAVAIKSVSSWPDSRSECVKMMEWMEKKMKALGASTELADIGIEKLHDGREIPLPPILVGSLGNDRSKKTVLIYGHLDVQPALIEDGWDTEPFTLVEKDNKLFGRGSTDDKGPVLCWLHALQAYKAIGEEIPVNIKFVFEGMEENGSEGLDEFLWSRKESFLSDIDYVCISDNYWLGTTKPCITYGLRGLAYFNLEVSCAKSDLHSGTFGGTVHEAMSDLIFLLNSLVDVNGRILIDGIYDKVDKITEAELKSYQDIEFDVDEFRSTVGTKKLAHNEDKIQLLMHRWRYPTLSIHGIEGAFSEPGAKTVIPRKVIGKFSLRIVPSMTPDEVTTKVKAHLEKIWATRGSPNIMNIHMGHGGKPWTENPDHPHYVAARTATKYVYGVDPDLSREGGSIPVTLTFQEVTGKNVLLLPVGCGDDGAHSQNEKLNIRNYIEGTKLLGSYLYEVSRV